Proteins encoded together in one Prinia subflava isolate CZ2003 ecotype Zambia chromosome W unlocalized genomic scaffold, Cam_Psub_1.2 scaffold_31_NEW, whole genome shotgun sequence window:
- the LOC134564983 gene encoding cysteinyl leukotriene receptor 1-like, whose product MSCHHHSINDFRNSVYSMLYSMISIMGFVGNGVVLYVLICTYRQKTAFQVYMLNLVLSDFLCVLTLPLHVIYYMHKGHWFFSDFLCSLSSYALYVNLYCSIFFMTAMSFFCCITIVFPVHNISLVSKKKVKFVCAGIWMFVTLTSTLFLQNGTYQHGNKTKCFEQPENSQKTNLVVILDFIALFMGFIFPFIIITICYNMIIRILLRNKANRREAVWMIVIVTATFLVSFTPYHVLCMVHLHMLSLWGSSCRDTMFLQKAVIVTLPLAAANCCFDPPLYFFSGGNFRQRLTTLRKASSSSLSQAFRKKISVKDKDEEPFGESQRENGRAAM is encoded by the coding sequence ATGTCGTGCCACCACCACTCCATCAACGACTTCCGCAACAGTGTCTACTCCATGCTCTACTCCATGATCAGCATCATGGGCTTTGTGGGGAATGGTGTGGTGCTGTACGTGCTGATCTGCACATACCGGCAGAAAACGGCCTTCCAGGTCTACATGCTCAACCTGGTCCTGTCTGACttcctgtgtgtgctcaccctgcCCCTGCATGTCATCTACTACATGCACAAGGGCCACTGGTTCTTCAGCGACTTCCTGTGCAGCCTCTCGTCCTATGCGCTCTATGTCAACCTCTACTGCAGCATCTTCTTCATGACAGCCATGAGCTTCTTCTGCTGCATCACCATCGTCTTCCCGGTCCACAACATCAGCCTGGTGTCgaagaagaaagtgaagttTGTGTGTGCTGGCATCTGGATGTTTGTCACACTGACAAGCACTCTCTTCCTGCAGAACGGGACGTACCAGCACGGCAACAAGACCAAGTGCTTCGAACAGCCAGAGAACTCCCAGAAGACAAACCTGGTGGTGATCCTGGATTTCATTGCCCTCTTCATGGGCTTCATCTTCCccttcatcatcatcaccatctgCTACAACATGATCATCCGCATCCTGTTGCGGAACAAGGCCAACCGCCGCGAGGCCGTGTGGATGATTGTCATTGTCACCGCCACATTCCTGGTGAGCTTCACGCCGTACCATGTCCTGTGCATGGTGCACCTGCACATGCTGAGCCTGTGGGGCTCAAGCTGCAGGGACACCATGTTCCTGCAGAAAGCCGTCATCGTcaccctgcccctggcagctgCCAACTGCTGCTTTGACCCCCCCCTCTACTTCTTCTCCGGGGGCAACTTCCGGCAGAGACTCACCACACTGAGGAAGGCATCCTCCTCCAGCTTGTCACAAGCCTTCAGGAAGAAGATCTCTGTGAAGGACAAGGATGAGGAACCCTTTGGAGAAAGCCAAAGGGAGAATGGAAGGGCAGCTATGTAA
- the LOC134565030 gene encoding uncharacterized protein LOC134565030, whose amino-acid sequence MGEMLSMRVFVLISVVVETRAGMFNIDTRENMWVTWAKQTKQDSFCLSLATPSNPFRTCLIGVPLTSMAEFEFSTPVSIDPKGALGPQAAAIARNLRTAGPEPQEFDLLGSVPGNYCLVFGCFAVNSSLLIIDEQQLKSHDTWLSPHSPLYYNYTEYCNNWVRSVTQLTTAAKRLPPGIFLVCGARAWSTVPPNSVGGPCYFGKLTLFAPSIHQVLGLPQKARRIKRSMSQLGPNCRDQVKLWQPAAVISASVFAPGVASAQALTQLKHLACWTGKQINITTKLLSELAEDVSGIRHSVLQNRAAIDFLLLAQGHGCEEFEGMCCMNLSDHSRSIHHQLAQLRDNMKHLVVENTPFDNWLKSWNLTGWIVDLIRFGIMIFIAVIVVLIIVPCLIQCMRKLASCALTSVWIAQKEKGGTVAEFLRYRGHDMLTDTI is encoded by the coding sequence atgggtgaaatgttaagcatgagggTGTTTGTTTTAATCAGCGTGGTAGTAGAAacaagagcagggatgtttaacattgacacgagggagaacatgtgggttacttgggccaaacaaactaaacaggattccttttgtttatctctagCTACGCCGTCTAATCCTTTTAGAACTtgcttgattggagttccactgacctccatggcagagttcGAGTTTTCAACCCCTGTCAGCATTGACCCAAAAGGTGCtttagggccacaagctgctgccatagcgcgAAACCTTAGAACTGCTGGTCCAGAGCCTCAGGAGTTTGATCTtttaggttctgtgccaggaaactattgtcttgtctttgggtGCTTTGCAGTAAATTCAAGTCTATTAATCATAGACGAGCAGCAGTTGAAAAGCCATGATACGTGGTTGTCTCCTCATTCACCATTGTATTACAATTACACTGAGTATTGTAATAAttgggtcagatctgtcacacaattgacaacagctgctaagagattgccaccaggaatctttcTAGTTTGTGGAGCTAGAGCATGGTCCACAGTACCTCCAAACAGTGTAggaggaccgtgttattttggtaaactaACCCTGTTCGCACCTAGTATTCACcaggttctaggcttgccaCAAAAGGCCCGACGAATCAAacgcagtatgtctcaactaggcCCCAACTGCAGAGATCAAGTTAAGTTATGGCAGCCTGcagccgtgatctcagcatccgtttttgccccaggagttgcttcagcgcaagccctcacacaactgaaacatttagcctgctggacaggaaaacagattaatataacgacgaagttgttgagtgagcttgctgaagatgttagtggcattcgccattcagtgctccaAAACCGAGCTgcgattgacttccttcttttggctcaggggcatggatgtgaagagtttgaaggcatgtgctgcatgaatttatcagaccactcacggtcgatacatcaccagttagcgcagttgagggacaacatgaaacaccTTGTAGTTGAaaacactccgtttgacaattggctgaagtcttggaatctcactgggtggattgtggatttaattcgttttggtataatgatttttattgctgtcatagtagTTTTAATAATAGTGCCTTGCTTAATACAATGTATGCGCAAATTAGCCAGCTGTGCCTTAACGTCGgtttggatagcccaaaaagaaaaagggggaactgtggccgagttcctcaggtatcgtgggcatgatatgctcacagataccatttga